The genomic window CTTCCCGCCGCAGACAATCGGCCGCTCCGGAGGTAGAATCAGCCGTGTAGCGCCTCGCCGGCACCGCGAAAGAAACCAGCCAGCCGCGAAATCGGCAGGGGGCCCTCATCTTCTCGGCGCTCGCGAATAAAGCAGGCTAGGAGGATCGCTTGTCGAAGGGGAAATGGATCATCGGAGGGCTGGTGGTCGTCGCGGGGCTGGCCGCGGGCGGCTACTTCCTCACCCACCGCAACGGCCAGGTGAAGCTGATCACCGGCGAGGTGACCAGGGGCCCGATTGACGCCAACGTGAGCGCCACCGGCACCGTGAACCCGGTGATCATGGTGCAGGTCGGCAGCCAGGTCTCCGGCACCGTCTCGCAACTGCACGCCGACTACAACTCCCGCGTGGCCGCCGGCCAGGTGCTGTTGCGTCTCGATCCGGCCATCTACGACGCGCAGCTGGCGCAGTCGCAGGCCAACCTCGAGAAGGCCCGCGTCACGGTGAGCGACGCCCAGCGCGCCTTCAAGCGCGCCGAGGAGCTGTTCGCGCAGAACTACGTGAGCAAGGCCGAGCGCGACGCCGCGGAGACCGCGTGGCAGAGCGCCATCGCTTCCGAGAAGCAGGCCCGGGCGGCGGTGAACCTGGCCCGGGTGAACCTGGACCACTGCACCATCACTTCCCCCATCTCGGGCCAGGTGATCTCGCGCAGCGTGGACGTGGGCCAGACGGTCGCGGCCAGCCTGCAGGCGCCCGAACTGTTCCGGATCGCCAACGACCTGACGCGCATGCAGGTGGAGACGGCCATTGACGAGGCAGACATCGGCAAGCTGAAGGTCGGCCAGCCGGTGACGTTCACGGTGGACGCCTACCCCGACGACACCTTCCACGGGCGCGTGACGCTCATTCGCTCACAGCCCATCACGGTGCAGAACGTGGTCACGTACGTCACCGTCATCGAGGTGCCCAACCCCGAGTTGAAGCTGCGTCCGGGTATGACGGCGAACGTGTCCATCCTGGTGGCCCACCGCGACGAGGTGGTGAAGATCCCCAACGCGGCGCTGCGATTCAGACCCGCCGACGACGTGGCCGCCCGGCTTGGGATCAAGCCGGACAAGGGCGGCCGGAGCGGCGGCGGATCCGGAGAACCGGGGCGCGGCGACCAGGCGGGAGCACGCGCGAATGGCGGAGCACGCGCGGAAGGTGGAACACGCGCTGAGGCCGGCACACGCCCCGAGGGCGGAGCACGCCGTGAGGGCGGAGCGCGCACGGAAGG from Candidatus Eisenbacteria bacterium includes these protein-coding regions:
- a CDS encoding efflux RND transporter periplasmic adaptor subunit, which produces MSKGKWIIGGLVVVAGLAAGGYFLTHRNGQVKLITGEVTRGPIDANVSATGTVNPVIMVQVGSQVSGTVSQLHADYNSRVAAGQVLLRLDPAIYDAQLAQSQANLEKARVTVSDAQRAFKRAEELFAQNYVSKAERDAAETAWQSAIASEKQARAAVNLARVNLDHCTITSPISGQVISRSVDVGQTVAASLQAPELFRIANDLTRMQVETAIDEADIGKLKVGQPVTFTVDAYPDDTFHGRVTLIRSQPITVQNVVTYVTVIEVPNPELKLRPGMTANVSILVAHRDEVVKIPNAALRFRPADDVAARLGIKPDKGGRSGGGSGEPGRGDQAGARANGGARAEGGTRAEAGTRPEGGARREGGARTEGGARPEAGARAEAGARAEGGARAEDRARPEGGARPESEARAGGGATGHGGGSWSGSRGGRGFRPPARVYVETAPGKLKQVTIRTGLSDGSFTEVISGDIQPGTKVATGILGAGASAGNNSRGGPMGGPMGGPMGGRR